One genomic segment of Actinoplanes ianthinogenes includes these proteins:
- a CDS encoding sulfotransferase family protein — protein MSLPDFLIAGVPKAGTTALHAALTAHPELFLPSVKEPKFFLSDGPPPSHGGPGDVQTYQEHVWRRADYEALFDPAPPGRKKGEATPFYLHDVAAHDRIKALVPDVRIILLLRDPVDRAHSNWTHLWNAGLEPETDFLAACRAEPERRAAGWAQFWHYLDLGMYGRQVEQLYQRFSRDQVLLLRYRELKDAPAATLDRVCAFLGVRTGLLGAIPKENVNRHVVEDNGLNRVLRGLLRSGGTFGHHFPVPLRLAARGPLLTLLHRKKGTRPVTTPAERAELLPHFAADIALLQDVTGERYDDWLSVDRHARIADTPPIQ, from the coding sequence ATGTCACTTCCCGACTTCCTGATCGCCGGAGTCCCCAAGGCGGGCACGACGGCCCTGCACGCGGCCCTGACCGCGCATCCCGAGCTGTTCCTGCCGTCGGTGAAGGAACCCAAGTTCTTCCTCTCCGACGGACCGCCGCCCAGCCACGGCGGACCCGGTGACGTGCAGACCTACCAGGAGCACGTCTGGCGCCGCGCCGATTACGAGGCGCTGTTCGACCCGGCCCCACCGGGGCGCAAGAAGGGTGAGGCCACCCCGTTCTACCTGCACGACGTGGCGGCCCACGACCGGATCAAGGCCCTCGTCCCGGACGTGCGGATCATCCTGCTGCTGCGTGACCCGGTCGACCGGGCGCACTCCAACTGGACCCACCTGTGGAACGCCGGCCTGGAGCCGGAGACCGACTTCCTGGCCGCCTGCCGGGCCGAGCCGGAACGCCGGGCGGCCGGCTGGGCGCAGTTCTGGCACTACCTCGACCTGGGCATGTACGGCCGCCAGGTGGAGCAGCTCTACCAGCGGTTCTCCCGCGACCAGGTGCTGCTGCTGCGGTATCGCGAGCTCAAGGACGCGCCGGCCGCCACCCTGGACCGGGTCTGCGCCTTCCTCGGGGTCCGCACCGGGCTGCTCGGCGCCATCCCCAAGGAGAACGTGAACCGGCACGTCGTCGAGGACAACGGGCTCAACCGGGTGCTGCGCGGCCTGCTCCGGTCCGGTGGCACCTTCGGCCACCACTTCCCGGTGCCGCTGCGGCTGGCCGCCCGGGGGCCGCTGCTCACCCTGCTGCACCGCAAGAAGGGCACCCGGCCGGTGACCACCCCGGCCGAGCGGGCCGAGCTGCTGCCGCACTTCGCCGCGGACATCGCGCTGCTCCAGGACGTGACCGGCGAGCGGTACGACGACTGGCTGAGCGTCGACCGACACGCCCGGATCGCAGATACCCCACCAATTCAATAG